The Xenorhabdus doucetiae genome has a window encoding:
- the gmhB gene encoding D-glycero-beta-D-manno-heptose 1,7-bisphosphate 7-phosphatase — MTQGIPAVFLDRDGTINIDHGYVHEIDNFQFIDGAIEAMLELKKMGYALVLVTNQSGIARKMFTEDQFMQLTEWMDWSLADRGVDLDGIYYCPHHPEAEDGEYKKSCGCRKPQPGMLLDAQEALHIDMSASYMVGDKIEDMLAAKAAEIGTKILVRTGKPVTEEAEQAADWVVNSLSDLPNVIKNRQK; from the coding sequence GTGACGCAAGGTATTCCCGCCGTATTTTTAGATCGTGACGGCACGATTAACATCGATCATGGCTATGTACATGAGATAGATAACTTTCAATTTATTGATGGTGCCATTGAAGCCATGCTGGAATTGAAAAAAATGGGCTACGCCCTGGTTTTGGTGACAAATCAGTCAGGTATTGCCCGTAAGATGTTTACTGAAGATCAGTTCATGCAATTAACAGAATGGATGGATTGGTCATTGGCGGATCGCGGTGTTGATCTTGATGGCATCTATTATTGCCCGCATCATCCAGAAGCAGAGGATGGAGAATATAAGAAAAGCTGTGGCTGCCGTAAGCCGCAACCCGGAATGTTGTTAGATGCACAGGAAGCATTACATATCGATATGTCTGCTTCTTATATGGTAGGAGACAAAATAGAAGATATGTTGGCAGCCAAGGCAGCGGAAATCGGAACCAAGATTCTCGTTCGTACAGGAAAACCAGTAACAGAAGAAGCAGAACAAGCTGCGGATTGGGTCGTTAATAGCTTGTCAGACCTACCAAATGTGATAAAAAATAGGCAAAAATAA
- the metN gene encoding methionine ABC transporter ATP-binding protein MetN has product MIRLTKINKIFQQGTRSIKALSDINLHVPQGQIYGVIGSSGAGKSTLIRCVNMLERPTSGQVLVAGQDLTSLSERELTRARRHIGMIFQHFNLLSSRTVFDNVALPLELNNTPKAEIKAKVNELLELVGLADKHDAYPANLSGGQKQRVAIARALANSPKVLLCDEATSALDPATTRSILELLKDINRRLGLTILLITHEMDVVKRICDQVAVISGGQLIEQDIVSEIFSHPKTPVAQEFIKSTLHLDIPEDYLQKLQPESAPDRCPLLKLEFTGKSVDAPLISMAVRRFNIDISILSSQMDYAGGVKFGVMLAELDGESDSIKSTIAFLEEHHVKVEVLGYV; this is encoded by the coding sequence ATGATAAGACTGACTAAGATAAACAAGATATTTCAACAAGGAACGCGCTCGATAAAAGCGCTTTCAGATATCAACCTCCATGTTCCACAGGGGCAAATATATGGCGTCATTGGTTCTTCCGGTGCTGGTAAAAGTACCTTAATTCGCTGTGTGAATATGCTTGAACGGCCGACTTCGGGTCAGGTATTAGTGGCCGGGCAGGATCTCACTTCGCTTTCAGAACGTGAACTCACTCGTGCACGTCGCCATATTGGCATGATTTTCCAGCATTTTAATTTACTGTCATCCAGAACAGTCTTTGATAATGTTGCGTTACCTTTGGAACTGAATAACACGCCAAAAGCGGAAATAAAGGCCAAAGTTAACGAATTGCTGGAGTTAGTTGGCCTCGCTGACAAACATGATGCTTATCCTGCCAACTTATCTGGTGGTCAAAAACAGCGTGTTGCTATTGCGCGGGCTTTGGCAAACTCGCCTAAAGTGCTTCTGTGTGACGAAGCCACCAGCGCGTTAGATCCAGCAACAACTCGTTCTATTCTGGAATTATTAAAAGATATTAACCGTCGACTGGGATTGACCATTCTTCTCATTACCCATGAAATGGATGTCGTAAAACGTATCTGTGATCAAGTTGCCGTCATCAGTGGGGGTCAATTGATTGAGCAAGATATTGTGAGCGAAATATTTTCGCATCCTAAAACGCCGGTTGCGCAAGAATTTATCAAATCTACGTTGCATTTGGATATTCCTGAAGATTACTTACAGAAGTTACAACCAGAATCAGCGCCTGATCGCTGCCCATTATTGAAACTGGAATTCACAGGTAAGTCAGTCGATGCACCGTTAATTTCGATGGCAGTTCGCCGCTTTAATATCGATATCAGCATCTTAAGCTCCCAGATGGACTACGCCGGTGGTGTTAAATTTGGGGTGATGCTGGCTGAATTAGATGGAGAAAGCGATAGCATCAAATCAACAATTGCATTTTTAGAAGAGCATCATGTGAAGGTGGAGGTTCTCGGTTATGTCTGA
- a CDS encoding methionine ABC transporter permease MetI, producing MSEGMILLLAKGVWETLVMTFVSGFFGFVIGLPAGVLLYVTRPGQVIENSTLYRILSALVNITRSIPFIILLVWMIPFTRLIVGTSIGLQAAIVPLTVGAAPFIARMVENALLEIPTGLIEAARAMGATPFQIVKKILLPEALPSLINAATITLITLVGYSAMGGAVGAGGLGQIGYQYGYIGYDATVMNTVLALLVVLVFLIQVGGDRLVKIVNRK from the coding sequence ATGTCTGAAGGAATGATTTTATTATTGGCTAAAGGAGTCTGGGAAACTCTCGTCATGACTTTTGTTTCTGGTTTCTTTGGCTTTGTTATTGGATTGCCGGCGGGTGTACTTTTATACGTTACCCGTCCTGGTCAGGTCATTGAAAATAGTACGCTTTATCGCATACTTTCGGCATTGGTCAATATTACACGTTCAATACCTTTTATTATTCTGTTGGTATGGATGATCCCGTTTACCCGCCTGATTGTAGGGACATCAATCGGTTTGCAGGCGGCGATTGTTCCGTTGACCGTGGGAGCGGCGCCATTTATTGCCCGCATGGTGGAAAATGCTTTATTGGAAATTCCGACTGGCTTAATTGAAGCCGCACGTGCAATGGGGGCCACACCGTTCCAGATTGTTAAAAAGATCTTATTGCCAGAAGCATTGCCAAGTTTGATTAATGCCGCAACCATAACGTTAATTACCTTGGTTGGCTATTCGGCAATGGGTGGCGCTGTTGGTGCCGGTGGTTTGGGGCAGATTGGTTATCAATATGGCTATATCGGCTACGATGCGACCGTGATGAATACCGTATTAGCATTATTAGTTGTTTTAGTATTCTTGATTCAGGTAGGCGGTGATCGTTTAGTGAAGATCGTCAATCGTAAATAG
- a CDS encoding MetQ/NlpA family lipoprotein, with protein sequence MSVKLKSIAAISALLGTLILAGCGQEQRDPNHIKVGVIAGPELKVAEVAKQVAKDKYGLDVELTTFNDYVLPNESLSKGDIDVNVFQHKPFLDQQVKERNYKLAIVGNSFIFPMAAYSKKIKSLDELQEGSQIAIPNDPTNQGRALLLLQKQGLITLKEGVGLLPTILDITGNPKHLDIVQLEAPQLPRSLDDQKIAFAIINNTYAGQIGLTPEQDGIFVEDKDSPYVNIIVSREDNKDAENVQKFVKAYQSPEVEKEAHEVFKGGAIKGW encoded by the coding sequence ATGTCAGTGAAATTGAAATCCATTGCGGCAATCAGTGCATTATTAGGTACATTAATTCTTGCCGGTTGCGGACAGGAACAACGTGATCCAAACCATATCAAGGTTGGCGTTATTGCAGGACCTGAACTTAAAGTTGCTGAAGTGGCTAAACAAGTGGCTAAAGATAAATATGGCCTTGATGTTGAGCTGACGACATTCAATGATTACGTTCTGCCGAATGAATCATTGAGTAAAGGCGATATTGATGTGAATGTCTTCCAGCATAAGCCTTTCTTAGATCAGCAAGTGAAAGAGCGTAACTATAAATTGGCTATTGTGGGTAACTCTTTCATTTTCCCAATGGCGGCCTACTCCAAAAAAATTAAGTCACTGGATGAATTGCAGGAAGGTTCTCAAATTGCCATCCCTAACGATCCGACTAACCAAGGCCGCGCTTTGCTGTTATTACAAAAACAAGGTCTGATTACGCTGAAAGAAGGTGTCGGCCTGCTGCCAACGATTTTGGACATTACCGGCAATCCCAAGCACTTAGATATCGTGCAGTTGGAAGCACCACAATTGCCACGTTCACTGGACGACCAAAAGATTGCTTTCGCGATTATCAATAATACCTACGCAGGGCAGATTGGTTTAACACCTGAACAAGATGGGATTTTTGTTGAAGATAAAGACTCACCTTACGTCAATATTATTGTCAGCCGCGAAGACAATAAGGATGCGGAAAATGTGCAAAAATTTGTGAAAGCGTACCAATCCCCAGAAGTCGAAAAAGAAGCGCATGAAGTCTTCAAGGGTGGCGCAATAAAAGGCTGGTAA
- the rcsF gene encoding Rcs stress response system protein RcsF: protein MRVLPVCFMALFIAGCTSLPTQFDKSDRPDSTLKHPSAKENRVPSYVRLYTKPDELSSLTFKELGIVAGESCRSTLQDSPASIATARQNMLAKAAYLNANAVLLHQCAILPGQGCYQIAICEGSALLTTHN, encoded by the coding sequence ATGCGTGTATTACCTGTCTGTTTCATGGCGCTCTTTATCGCTGGGTGTACATCACTGCCCACTCAATTCGATAAATCAGATAGGCCAGACTCGACGTTGAAACACCCGTCAGCCAAGGAAAACAGAGTGCCCTCTTATGTCCGCCTGTATACCAAGCCAGATGAGCTTTCAAGTTTGACATTTAAAGAGCTGGGGATTGTCGCCGGAGAATCCTGCCGTAGTACGCTGCAAGACTCTCCCGCCAGTATCGCAACTGCACGGCAAAACATGCTGGCAAAAGCCGCTTATCTCAACGCAAATGCCGTTTTACTTCATCAATGTGCCATTTTACCGGGTCAAGGTTGTTACCAAATTGCCATTTGTGAAGGGTCAGCATTACTGACAACCCATAACTAA
- the tsaA gene encoding tRNA (N6-threonylcarbamoyladenosine(37)-N6)-methyltransferase TrmO has protein sequence MADFHFTQIGTIHSPYKEKFAIPRQPGLVEDGTGQLELLAPYNQVDAVRGLEQFSHLWIIFVFHHTMNDGWNPLVRPPRLGGNAKMGVFATRSTFRPNPVGMSLVELKGIQCENNRVILELGSLDLVEGTPVIDIKPYLPFAESHPEAKAGFAQAAPDADMAVNFSPEAECQLLSHQANYPHLRRFISQILAQDPRPAYRKKAQENRIYAAHILDFNVRWRVLNAMTEVVSIEHS, from the coding sequence ATGGCAGATTTTCATTTTACGCAAATAGGAACCATTCATTCTCCTTACAAAGAGAAATTTGCCATTCCCCGTCAACCGGGTTTGGTCGAAGATGGTACAGGGCAGCTAGAATTACTTGCGCCCTACAATCAGGTTGATGCAGTACGCGGGCTGGAGCAATTCAGTCACTTGTGGATTATTTTTGTGTTTCATCACACTATGAACGATGGCTGGAATCCACTGGTGCGCCCACCCCGTTTGGGGGGAAACGCGAAAATGGGCGTGTTTGCCACCCGTTCAACCTTCCGCCCCAATCCGGTTGGCATGTCGCTGGTGGAATTAAAAGGCATTCAATGCGAGAACAACCGTGTCATTCTGGAACTGGGGAGTTTGGATTTGGTGGAGGGAACACCAGTTATCGATATCAAACCTTACCTGCCCTTTGCCGAATCACACCCAGAAGCCAAGGCCGGTTTTGCCCAAGCAGCACCCGATGCAGATATGGCAGTTAACTTCTCACCAGAAGCCGAATGCCAACTTTTATCCCACCAAGCCAATTACCCCCACTTGAGGCGTTTTATCAGCCAAATATTGGCGCAAGATCCCCGTCCTGCCTACCGCAAAAAAGCGCAGGAAAACCGAATATACGCCGCTCACATCTTAGATTTCAACGTTCGTTGGCGGGTTCTTAATGCCATGACCGAAGTGGTTTCTATCGAACACAGTTAA
- the proS gene encoding proline--tRNA ligase — protein sequence MRTSQYLLSTLKETPADAEVVSHKLMLRAGMIRKLASGLYNWMPTGVRVLRKVENIVREEMNNAGAIEVSMPVVQPADLWQESGRWEQYGPELLRFVDRGERPFVLGPTHEEVITDLVRNEVTSYKQLPLNLFQIQTKFRDEVRPRFGVMRSREFIMKDAYSFHTSQASLQETYDKMYDAYSKIFTRIGLDFRAVLADTGSIGGSASHEFQVLAASGEDDIVFSTESNYAANIELAEAVMPSGERAAPSEEMRLVDTPNAKTIAELVEQFNLPIEKTVKTLIVHAAEESGHKLVALLVRGDHELNEIKAEKLPLVASPLNFASEEEIRAIVNAGPGSLGPVNLPMPVIIDRSVSVMSDFGAGANIDGKHYFGINWERDLPLPEVADIRNVVEGDTSPDGKGTLLIKRGIEVGHIFQLGTKYSDALKATVQNEDGHNQVVSMGCYGIGVTRIVAAAIEQNFDDRGIIWPDAIAPFQVAILPMNMHKSYRVKEVAEKLYADLRANGIDAIFDDRKERPGVMFADMELIGVPHTLVIGDRNLDNGEIEYKCRRTGDKQMLKLEEIIGYLKGHIQQA from the coding sequence ATGCGTACTAGCCAATATCTGCTCTCTACTTTAAAAGAGACACCTGCTGATGCAGAGGTAGTCAGTCATAAACTGATGCTTCGTGCCGGAATGATCCGTAAACTCGCTTCAGGTCTGTACAACTGGATGCCGACAGGTGTTCGCGTGTTGAGAAAAGTTGAAAACATTGTTCGTGAAGAGATGAATAATGCAGGCGCGATTGAGGTTTCCATGCCGGTAGTTCAGCCAGCAGATTTGTGGCAGGAGAGTGGCCGTTGGGAGCAATATGGCCCAGAATTACTGCGTTTTGTTGATCGTGGAGAACGTCCTTTCGTTTTGGGGCCGACTCATGAAGAAGTTATCACTGATCTGGTTCGTAACGAGGTTACTTCCTATAAACAACTTCCTCTCAATCTGTTCCAGATCCAGACCAAATTCCGTGATGAAGTCCGTCCACGCTTCGGGGTGATGCGTTCACGTGAATTTATCATGAAAGATGCCTACTCTTTCCACACCAGCCAAGCGTCTCTGCAAGAGACTTACGATAAGATGTACGATGCCTACAGTAAAATCTTTACCCGCATCGGCTTGGATTTCCGCGCCGTTCTGGCGGATACCGGTTCAATCGGTGGCAGTGCTTCTCATGAATTCCAGGTTCTGGCCGCCAGCGGTGAAGATGATATCGTTTTCTCTACCGAGTCTAACTATGCTGCCAATATTGAATTGGCTGAAGCAGTTATGCCATCAGGGGAACGTGCTGCGCCATCTGAAGAGATGCGTCTGGTCGATACGCCAAATGCCAAAACCATTGCTGAATTGGTCGAACAATTCAACCTGCCCATTGAAAAAACCGTCAAGACACTGATCGTGCATGCCGCCGAAGAGAGCGGACACAAGTTAGTCGCCTTGCTGGTGCGTGGTGATCATGAATTGAATGAGATCAAAGCCGAAAAATTGCCTTTGGTCGCCAGCCCGCTGAATTTCGCCAGCGAAGAAGAGATCCGTGCCATCGTCAACGCTGGCCCTGGTTCTTTAGGTCCGGTCAACCTGCCTATGCCTGTCATTATTGACCGCAGCGTATCTGTCATGAGCGATTTTGGTGCCGGCGCAAATATTGATGGCAAACACTATTTCGGCATTAACTGGGAGCGTGATTTACCCCTGCCAGAAGTGGCGGATATCCGTAATGTCGTCGAAGGTGACACCAGCCCGGACGGTAAAGGAACGCTGTTAATCAAACGGGGTATTGAAGTGGGTCATATCTTCCAATTAGGCACGAAGTACTCTGACGCCCTGAAAGCAACGGTGCAAAATGAAGATGGGCACAATCAAGTTGTCTCGATGGGATGCTACGGTATTGGTGTAACCCGCATCGTTGCCGCCGCCATTGAGCAGAACTTTGATGATCGCGGCATTATCTGGCCGGATGCCATTGCCCCGTTCCAAGTAGCCATTTTGCCAATGAACATGCACAAATCTTACCGGGTGAAAGAAGTTGCTGAGAAATTATACGCAGACTTACGTGCCAACGGCATTGATGCCATTTTCGATGATCGTAAAGAGCGCCCCGGCGTGATGTTTGCTGACATGGAACTTATCGGTGTACCACATACGCTGGTTATCGGTGATCGTAACCTGGATAACGGTGAGATCGAATATAAATGCCGCCGCACAGGTGATAAACAAATGCTGAAACTGGAAGAAATTATTGGTTACCTGAAAGGCCATATTCAACAGGCTTAA
- the nlpE gene encoding envelope stress response activation lipoprotein NlpE (NlpE, an outer membrane lipoprotein, interacts directly with CpxA, the sensor histidine kinase of the Cpx system for response to envelope stress.), with translation MMNRKILFALLAAGVFTAVGCQNPPVTQDSPISQEQPQSTEKVFSGVVPCADCAGIETTLQLAEDGSYILGQTYLEAKSEKNTFFETGHWVRNGKKIVLSDQDGKKSYYLMKGESVVMLDINGEPIQSDFNYELDKVKPKKLAGEYRYFADSALFTECGTGKRYDAAENIDLERGYGATGVEGGTPVYVEIEGYYTLRPSMEDGLFDHAVIQTGKIRFDKAASCRTKK, from the coding sequence ATGATGAATAGAAAAATATTGTTTGCTTTGTTGGCTGCTGGTGTATTCACTGCGGTGGGATGTCAAAATCCTCCCGTAACACAGGATAGCCCTATATCTCAGGAGCAGCCCCAGTCAACCGAGAAAGTGTTTAGTGGTGTCGTGCCTTGCGCGGATTGTGCAGGTATCGAGACGACTTTACAGCTTGCCGAGGATGGGAGCTATATATTGGGGCAAACCTACTTGGAAGCCAAAAGCGAGAAAAATACGTTCTTTGAAACGGGTCATTGGGTAAGAAACGGTAAAAAGATCGTCTTGAGTGACCAAGACGGCAAAAAATCTTATTATCTAATGAAAGGTGAAAGCGTGGTTATGCTGGATATCAACGGTGAGCCAATTCAGTCAGACTTCAATTATGAACTGGATAAAGTAAAACCGAAAAAGCTGGCGGGAGAATACCGCTATTTTGCCGATTCGGCGCTTTTTACGGAATGTGGCACTGGAAAGCGTTATGATGCTGCTGAAAATATCGATTTAGAACGTGGTTACGGCGCGACGGGAGTGGAAGGCGGAACCCCGGTTTATGTGGAAATAGAAGGCTACTATACGCTGCGTCCTTCGATGGAAGATGGGTTGTTTGATCATGCGGTGATCCAAACAGGTAAAATTCGTTTTGATAAGGCCGCTTCCTGTCGTACCAAGAAATAA
- the rof gene encoding Rho-binding antiterminator gives MSIDNEEYQPINCDDYDNLELACQRQLHLHLQLRDGEIFEGKAKDLILRKKIEYLLIDSNEGTRELRLDYIISFSNPEIGTIIIEHS, from the coding sequence ATGTCTATAGATAACGAAGAATATCAACCAATTAACTGTGATGATTACGATAACCTTGAGCTAGCCTGCCAACGCCAGCTACATTTGCATCTCCAATTGCGGGATGGTGAAATCTTTGAAGGGAAAGCCAAAGATCTGATTTTAAGAAAGAAAATTGAATATCTTCTTATTGATTCAAATGAAGGAACCCGTGAACTTAGGTTAGATTATATTATCAGTTTCAGCAATCCAGAAATTGGAACGATTATTATTGAGCATTCTTGA
- a CDS encoding VapA/VapB family virulence-associated protein, which translates to MIDAINENEIKVQALKVFSKEMQGKLEQNKLDEIYKKFLLGEKGYAYKSRPYITSYVFYTHVELAVSNGFIFIGHGNVVDSPGSGSYWGKLYAKDFDKLRANTDSFWYISDLTSGIFLFFDLNSTLLANFVGFGISSVLSSGTGYGSWSSVH; encoded by the coding sequence ATGATTGATGCGATTAATGAAAATGAAATTAAAGTTCAAGCGCTAAAAGTGTTTTCTAAAGAAATGCAAGGTAAGTTAGAGCAAAACAAACTTGATGAAATATACAAAAAATTTCTTTTAGGTGAAAAAGGTTATGCCTATAAATCAAGGCCTTATATTACCAGTTATGTTTTTTACACTCATGTGGAATTGGCTGTGAGTAATGGTTTTATATTTATTGGGCATGGGAATGTTGTAGATTCACCAGGTTCAGGAAGCTATTGGGGGAAACTTTATGCCAAAGATTTTGATAAATTACGCGCGAATACGGATTCTTTTTGGTACATTTCGGACTTAACCTCAGGAATATTCTTGTTTTTTGACCTAAATAGCACGTTATTAGCAAATTTCGTTGGATTTGGCATTTCGTCGGTTTTATCTTCAGGTACTGGCTATGGTTCTTGGTCATCTGTTCACTAA
- the tilS gene encoding tRNA lysidine(34) synthetase TilS: protein MASSYDFLLTTLAEHIGQHKKILVGFSGGLDSSVLLHLLVRLRTQAHQLSCERIALRAIHIHHGLNPKADLWVEHCRQVCADWQIDFRTEKVELNTRRHGIEAAARNARYHAFQHELQQGEVLMTAQHLDDQAETFLLALKRGSGPAGLSSMPSRMPFAGTTLIRPLLNISRAELEAYAQTQKLPWVEDDSNQDDRYDRNFLRLNIMPLLNQRWPHFPQAVSRSASLCGEQEQLLDELLEESLHSLMTSEGAIAIPPLENSSEAKRNALLRRWLNQCGVKMPAREQLQRIWSEVALARQDAEPRFRVGQQDIRRYRQQLWLVPQYQNLAGSLLEWDLQQELTLPDRLGTLLCAKEKRIENGVQNSIENSMTVRKPNRHEQVTVRFGVQGNISIVGRQHSRHSKKLWQELGVAPWLRERIPLLYYNEQLIAALGVFITKEGQSLPDDEGISVQWQRTTLHT from the coding sequence ATGGCAAGTTCTTATGATTTTCTGCTTACTACGTTAGCAGAACACATTGGTCAGCATAAAAAGATTTTGGTCGGATTTAGCGGTGGATTGGATTCTTCTGTATTGCTGCATTTGCTTGTTCGTTTGCGAACTCAAGCACATCAATTGAGCTGTGAACGAATAGCATTAAGGGCAATTCATATTCATCATGGTTTAAACCCAAAGGCGGATTTATGGGTTGAACACTGTCGGCAGGTTTGTGCTGACTGGCAGATTGATTTTCGCACTGAAAAAGTTGAGCTTAATACCCGCCGGCACGGGATTGAAGCCGCAGCACGAAATGCGCGTTATCACGCTTTCCAGCATGAGCTACAGCAAGGTGAAGTCTTAATGACGGCACAACATCTTGATGATCAGGCAGAAACGTTTTTATTAGCCTTGAAACGGGGCAGCGGTCCGGCTGGATTGTCTTCCATGCCATCCAGAATGCCGTTTGCGGGAACGACATTGATTCGCCCATTACTCAATATCAGTCGTGCAGAGTTGGAAGCCTATGCACAGACACAAAAATTACCATGGGTTGAGGACGACAGTAATCAAGATGATCGCTATGACCGTAATTTTTTGCGCCTGAATATCATGCCGTTACTCAATCAGCGTTGGCCCCATTTTCCGCAAGCTGTTTCCCGCAGTGCCAGCTTATGTGGGGAACAAGAACAATTGCTGGATGAATTGCTGGAAGAATCTTTGCATTCATTGATGACATCGGAAGGGGCAATCGCTATTCCTCCTTTGGAAAACAGTTCTGAAGCCAAACGGAATGCGTTGCTGCGGCGATGGCTTAATCAGTGTGGGGTAAAAATGCCGGCACGAGAGCAACTCCAGCGAATTTGGTCAGAAGTGGCACTTGCCCGGCAAGATGCAGAACCTCGCTTTAGAGTAGGGCAACAGGATATTCGTCGTTATCGGCAGCAACTTTGGCTGGTGCCTCAATACCAGAATCTGGCGGGATCTCTGCTTGAATGGGATTTACAGCAGGAATTGACGTTACCAGATAGATTGGGAACACTGCTCTGCGCTAAAGAAAAGCGTATTGAAAATGGTGTTCAAAACAGTATTGAAAACAGTATGACAGTGAGAAAGCCAAACCGTCATGAGCAAGTGACCGTGCGTTTCGGTGTTCAGGGCAATATCAGCATTGTGGGACGGCAACATTCCCGTCACAGTAAAAAACTGTGGCAAGAATTGGGGGTTGCGCCTTGGCTTAGGGAGAGAATCCCTTTGCTCTATTACAATGAACAATTGATTGCTGCGTTGGGCGTTTTCATCACTAAAGAAGGGCAGAGTTTGCCTGATGACGAGGGAATTTCAGTGCAGTGGCAGAGAACCACGCTTCATACTTAA
- a CDS encoding DMT family transporter, whose amino-acid sequence MAKYKYLIYAFSCVFIWSFIPSISRFGQKEMDHFQYLFWSNILSVLAVFVVALMMGRSWKKLLFIPVPVMLKVLILGALDCFFYLLLYYGYSIENGVAVLVIQYSWPLMIIGLSFFLFKEKLSIKQMIGIAMGFMAVVITFTKGNITEIAVEHPQALLLVFSGAFCFALMSVLSRQFAIDPYISTFWVFTCSTLVSAVFMFAFSSINVPVGDSLMPTLLNGIILNGVSYIIWFKAMNAPDSHKIASILFLSPVLSMMWIILFFGDAFVPAYVFGLALVIISGLLCISTQRKTSEQNKLTDDLIED is encoded by the coding sequence ATGGCCAAATATAAGTATCTTATTTATGCATTTTCTTGTGTGTTTATCTGGAGCTTTATTCCTTCTATATCGCGTTTTGGTCAGAAAGAGATGGATCACTTCCAATATTTATTCTGGTCAAACATTTTGTCTGTTTTGGCGGTATTTGTTGTCGCGCTGATGATGGGGAGAAGCTGGAAAAAACTTTTGTTCATCCCTGTTCCCGTTATGCTTAAGGTATTGATCTTAGGTGCTTTGGATTGTTTCTTCTATTTGCTGCTTTACTATGGCTATTCCATTGAGAATGGTGTTGCTGTTTTGGTGATCCAATATAGCTGGCCGTTAATGATTATTGGATTGTCATTTTTCCTGTTTAAAGAAAAATTGTCGATCAAGCAGATGATCGGCATTGCAATGGGCTTTATGGCGGTTGTGATTACCTTCACGAAAGGCAATATTACCGAGATTGCGGTAGAACATCCTCAGGCATTGTTGCTGGTATTTAGCGGGGCATTTTGTTTTGCCTTAATGTCGGTATTATCGAGGCAATTTGCGATTGATCCTTATATTAGTACATTTTGGGTATTTACCTGCTCTACCTTAGTATCCGCCGTATTTATGTTTGCTTTCAGCAGCATTAACGTCCCTGTCGGTGATTCTCTGATGCCAACGTTGCTTAACGGCATCATACTGAATGGGGTTTCTTATATTATTTGGTTCAAGGCCATGAACGCCCCTGATTCTCATAAAATTGCCTCAATCCTGTTTTTATCCCCGGTTTTGTCGATGATGTGGATTATCCTGTTTTTTGGTGATGCGTTTGTTCCGGCGTATGTGTTTGGGCTAGCGCTGGTTATCATTTCTGGATTACTTTGTATTAGTACTCAGAGAAAAACGTCAGAACAAAATAAATTAACAGATGATCTGATTGAGGATTGA